Genomic segment of Acidobacteriota bacterium:
GCGGCAACGAGCACCTCTTTGAGAGTGATCGGATGTCAATCCTCGGCTGATGGCTTCTTCATTTTTTGTCAGTTCATTACTATTGAATCATCAGTAAGGCCAGGACTATGAACAACAACCACTTCACGGACTCTGAGCTTCAAGGCCTCCTAACGGACAAGTCGAATAGACCCGAGACGTTGAGGAGGCTGTCAGCTCATCTGCTGACTGGATGCGAAGAGTGCAGAGAGGCACTGGCCCGATTCCAGGAGGCCAACGCTCCCAAGAGACAGGCTTCCGTGGATTATTCCGCCAGCATGCGGATAGCCCTGGAAAGAGCCTTAGAGCACAAGACTGCCGCCAACGTGGAAGACGCAGTGACAAATCAGCGGCTCGCGACGGAGCTCTTAGAGCTAACCGTCGATGAAGCCCGCGAGCGCATACGCCGCGAGCCCCAAACCTTCCGAGATCCGCGCCTCCTGCAAGAGCTCTTGGAGCAAGTACAGTCTATGTCGTTGATGGATCCTCCGGAGGTCCATCAGGCTGGCCTGATCGTGCGATCTGTCATCGATGAGATCGGAACGGTTTCCAGCTTGGCCCCAAGTATCCGAAGCGATCTAGAAGCCAGGACAGAGGCTCACTTGGCAAATGCGAACCGGCTGAAGGGGCAATACGGTGAGGCTAGGACCCACTTTCAGCAGGCTTATGCAAAGCTCGAGACGGGTACGGGAGATCCTCTGAGTCTGGCGGAGATTCTCCACCTCGAGGGATCCCTGTTGAGAGATCAGCGGCATTTCGACGAGGCCATTGATTCTGTGCGCGAGGCATTCCGCATCTACCGCCGGCTGGGAGATCACCATAGGAGTGGTCGATGCCTCGTCAGCTTGGCTCTCATTTATCGAGATCAGGGCGATGCCGTCGAAGCTGCCAAGGTCCTGCGATCTAGTTTGGAACTCTTGGACTTTAATGGTGAACCCATGCTCGAGCCTATGGTTCAGACTACGCTCGCTCTTTACACCGCAGAGGCTGGCAAACCTGAAGCTGCTCTAGAGATTCTTCGCGCCTTCCCGGTGGAGGAGTTTCCGACCCGGCGGCTCCGCCTATTTGGCTACTGGCGCCTAGGCCTAGTTCTCAGTGAGCTGAAGCGTTACCAGGAGGCCGCGGAGACGCTGGGGGTGGTCTACACCGGCTTTGCTGAGCTGGGAGAGGCCCACAACACCGCTCTCGCGGCCCTTGATTTGGCTCTCGCCTTTGCGCATCAGGGGGATGCGGTGCCGGTGCAGCATCTGGCTCACGACGCCTTGCGGTTGCTCGAGCCTCTCAACGTGCCCCGGGATACCTATGCTTCGCTGCTCCTCTTCCAGCGCGCCGCCCACACTCAGCGGGCGACCGTGCGGTGGATCCAGGAGCTCAAGAGCAACCTCTCCGATCCTCGGCGGTGGAGAATCGCCGGCGGCTGATCGCTCCTCGGATCACCTCATCGAATCTCTCGAGCCCACCGCTTCGGCGGTGGGTTTTCTCATTTTGGGGCCGAGAATCTCGACGGGGGTGGGGGAGGGGAAGACCTCGAGAGACGGTACGAGATGGAGAAAGACTGGTGCCGGAGGAGGGACTCGAACCCTCAAGCCCGAAGGCGGGGGATTTTGAGTCCCCTGCGTCTGCCAATTCCGCCACTCCGGCGTGGGATGGGTCGAATCCTAGGCGGCTGGTGAGTGCCTGTCAACCGGTTCGAAGGGTAGAGCCAGATCGGCCTTAGCTTGACAAGCTCCCCTTGGGTAGTGTACTATAACAGGTCTAAGCGATGCTGCTGCTTACACTTAGCCCGAATCAGCCAACCATCATCCCTGAGCATTCCGCCATTTCCATGGACGGTACTTGCTACCGGCCGGCTTCCTCTTGCCGGCACCCTCTATCCAGCAATGAGAGTCTAGCAGGCCTGACCTCCGTGGGAATAGCTCCGCAAAGCCTGATGCAGCAAGACCGCTTCGGCGGACACTCCCCGAGGGCTGGGGCCGACTCAGGGGTCAGCGTTCAACGATAGGAGAGCCCATTGGTTTCATTCAAGGTCGGACAGAAGGTGGTTTACCCCAGCCACGGTGTCAGCGTCGTCGAGAAGATCGAAAAGGGCACCATTGACGGCATCGAGCAGACCTACTACCACCTTCGCATGCTGTCCAACGACTCCAAGGTAATGGTCCCCGAGGGCAACCTGGAGCTGGTGGGGCTGCGGCCCCTCTGCGATGCCAAAGAGATCAAGAATCTATTCGCCATCCTCGAGGACGGCAATATCGACACCTACAAGGATTGGAAAGGCCGGTACAAGCAGAATCTGGACAAGATGAAGACCGGTCACCTCACCGACGTCGCCGAGGTGCTCAAGAACCTGCGGCTGGTGAGCGAGAAGAAGAGCCTCTCCTTCCGCGAGAAGAAGATGTTCGAGCGCGCCAAGTACTTCATCGTCAGCGAGGTCGCCCATGTCCGCGATCTCACCGAGGACGAAGCCCTCACCCAGGTGGAGGAGGCGTTGGAGTCGAGTCTGGCCAAGCGCAGCCAGGCCATCAAAGCGGCGAGCTAATAGCCTCTTCCTCCGGAAAGGCTCTTTCCGGACCCCCGGTCCTCAGCAGTTTTCAGGCCGCCCCTCAGCGGGCGGCCTTTCTGCTAGCAGCCCTCGGTGAAAGTCGAGCCAGGCCCTTGGCGAAGTGACGTTTCGAGGGTGGGAGCCGTAAAAAAGTCAGAGCCATGGGGTCGCAGTCCCCGATCAGATCCTGCCGCCGAGGTGGTTTCGACGCACCGCCGGTTCCCCATCCACCGACTCAAACGAGATCCATCCGATGTCCATCGCCCACCCTCCCTGGTCCCGGCCCCTCGACCCACGCTACAATCACCGCGCCATGAACTACCGCCGTCCCATCGCCGGGCTCGCTCTAACTCTGATTTGCTCCGCCGCGCTCTTCGCTGCGCCGGTGGCGTCAGCCCAGAGCCTGCTGGACTTCCTGATCGCCGAGCTGGAGATGGAGCGGGAGTTGTTGGCTGAAGACCTTCGTCTCTACTCCGAGGCCCGCAGCCGTCAGGCGCAGGCCATGACCGAGGTGGAGGAGGCGCTGGCGGCCATCGACGGAGAGATCGAAGGGCGAGAGGTCAGCGTGCTGAGCTTCGAAGCCCTGGAGAATACCTACGCCGAAGCGTTGGTGCAGCGCAATGCTAGCGACGCTCTGACCCGGGAGATCCGCCAGCGGATCTACGACCGCCTGCGCCGCACTGCTCTGCTGTCGGAGCGCATCGTGGCGTTGGGGGGAGCCCTCGCGGTGCGGGTGGATCCCCTCAGCGGTCGCTGGGAGCTGGAGGGTGGCCCAGAGGACGCCGAGGGCGTGCTGACGCTGCAGCTCAACGGTACCCTGGTCTCCGGCACTTACGCGATGGAGGACGGCAGCAGCGGCTCCATGCGGGGGACCTACAGCGGCGGTCGGCTACGCCTCGAACGGGTTGACTCCCGTCGCGGCTTCGACAGCATTTGGGAAGGGGAAGTGGACGCCGCCCGGCGGACGTTCCGCGGCACTTGGACGGCCATGGAGCTGTCCAGCGGCGGCCCGGTGCGCGGCACCTTCCGAGGAGAAAAGATCGAGCCGCGGCGTGCCGTGGGAGAATCTGAGGATCAAGAGGAATCACCGTGACCCGCGACAATCTACTCTTTCTCGTTATCGGCGCCCTCATCGGCTTCATCGCTGGCTACTTGCTGGAAGAACGTATGGCGGAGGTGCAGCCTCCGCTACGGGTCCACGGAGCGGCTGAGGCCACTGCCCAGCCCGGTGCCAGCGCTCCCGGAGCTTCCCAGAGCGCCCCGGCCGGCGGCGGCGCTCCGGTAGCGCGCATCGCCGAGCTCCAGCGCCGGGTGGCCCAGGATCCCCAGGATTCCGCCGCCGCCCGGGAGTTGGGCAACGCCAACTTCGACATCGGCAATTGGCAGCGCGCCGCCGAGCTCTACGAGCGCTATCTGGAAATCGAAGGGGACGACCCCAACGTGCTCATCGACCTCGGTCTGTCGCATCGGGCCATGGGAGATCTGGACGCCGCCATCGCCACCCTGGACCGGGCTCTGGAGGCCGATCCGGACCACTGGCTGGCGCGCTTCAACAAGGCCATCGTCCTGGGTATCGACGTCGGAGATTTGGACGCCGCCGGTGAGGTGGTGGAGGAGATGCGGGGGATGCGCCCCAACGATCCCGATCTCCAGCGCCTCGAGGCGGAGCTGGATCGCCGGCGGCAGGCCGGTTGAGCCCCCCAAGGCCGATGCCGGATTGGTAGGCGAGCGATGTTGCGTTGGATCCTGCTCCTGATCCTGTTGTGGATCCTCTTCGAGCTTTCCACCCGCCTGCTCATCGGTATCGTCCGCACCCTTGGCGGTTCCCGTTCCGGCGGCCGCGTAGGTTCCCGCGGCAGAGCCCACCAGAGCTCGACGGGTACCTCCTCCCGGAGCTCTCGGGCTTCCGCCGGCCAGGAGACCAAGGCCCGGGAATTGGTGCAGTGCGCCCAATGC
This window contains:
- a CDS encoding tetratricopeptide repeat protein, with the translated sequence MTRDNLLFLVIGALIGFIAGYLLEERMAEVQPPLRVHGAAEATAQPGASAPGASQSAPAGGGAPVARIAELQRRVAQDPQDSAAARELGNANFDIGNWQRAAELYERYLEIEGDDPNVLIDLGLSHRAMGDLDAAIATLDRALEADPDHWLARFNKAIVLGIDVGDLDAAGEVVEEMRGMRPNDPDLQRLEAELDRRRQAG
- a CDS encoding tetratricopeptide repeat protein; this translates as MNNNHFTDSELQGLLTDKSNRPETLRRLSAHLLTGCEECREALARFQEANAPKRQASVDYSASMRIALERALEHKTAANVEDAVTNQRLATELLELTVDEARERIRREPQTFRDPRLLQELLEQVQSMSLMDPPEVHQAGLIVRSVIDEIGTVSSLAPSIRSDLEARTEAHLANANRLKGQYGEARTHFQQAYAKLETGTGDPLSLAEILHLEGSLLRDQRHFDEAIDSVREAFRIYRRLGDHHRSGRCLVSLALIYRDQGDAVEAAKVLRSSLELLDFNGEPMLEPMVQTTLALYTAEAGKPEAALEILRAFPVEEFPTRRLRLFGYWRLGLVLSELKRYQEAAETLGVVYTGFAELGEAHNTALAALDLALAFAHQGDAVPVQHLAHDALRLLEPLNVPRDTYASLLLFQRAAHTQRATVRWIQELKSNLSDPRRWRIAGG
- a CDS encoding CarD family transcriptional regulator — protein: MVSFKVGQKVVYPSHGVSVVEKIEKGTIDGIEQTYYHLRMLSNDSKVMVPEGNLELVGLRPLCDAKEIKNLFAILEDGNIDTYKDWKGRYKQNLDKMKTGHLTDVAEVLKNLRLVSEKKSLSFREKKMFERAKYFIVSEVAHVRDLTEDEALTQVEEALESSLAKRSQAIKAAS